The genome window TTCAGTCGTTTACTTTCCCCGCGCATTATGCCAAATGGCAAACAGACGGTATTGAGTTGGGTCTTTGCCAACAACGCTTAGGTTTAAATCCGTTATTAGCCGGACATAAGCATACCAATCGGTTGGAGCAAATCTTGATGAAAGCCGAGATGGATAGAGCTGGTTGGCAAGATGGTTTGTGCTGCGATCTCAATGATCACATTATTGAAACCACAATGGCCAATATTTTCTGGGTTAAAGACGATATACTTTGTACGCCGGATCTCTCTCTTGCTGGTGTGGCCGGTGTTGCGCGGCGGTGTGTGATGGATGCGGCTCAAGAGAGTGGGATGACGCTTGCGGTCGGGCAGTATTCTTTAGCGGAGCTGTGGGATGCCGACGAAGTTTTCATTACGAATGCAATATTAGGTGTTGCACCCGTGCGTCAAATTCAGCAGCATTGCTATTCAATTGGCAAGTATACTCGCCGTTTTCAAAAGAGGTTCCATTTGTGTTAAAAAAACTGATTGTCGTTCTGGCGATACTGGTCGTGGTTGTGGGAGCCGGATTTGGCTATGTGAGTTATCAGGTCGATCGCTATTTAGCTCAGCCTCTACAAGTGACAGAAAACCAACTCGTGACCATACCATTTGGCGCTAATATTAATCGTTCGATGGATATTTTAGAGAAAAACCAGTGGATCGAGAAAAGTGTGGTTGAGCGGTTTGTTCGTCGCTTGCACCCAGAACTCGTGTCAATCAAAGCGGGTACCTACCAAGTAACGCCATCAATGACACTACGTGCCGCCCTTGAGCGCTTTATCTCAGGTAAAGAGCATCAATTTGCTGTTACCTTTGTCGAAGGCAGCCGTTTCAGTGATTGGCGAGCCATCCTCGAGAACACCGAGTATTTAGAGCACACCATCGACGGGGAAAGTGAAGAGGCGATAGCCAAGCAATTAGGTATTGAGCATAAGAAACTGGAAGGATTGTTTTTAGCCGAGACCTACCATTTCACCGCCGGTCAGAGTGATCTCGATATTTTACGTCGTGCCCATGACAAGTTGATGGCGTATTTGAATGCGCAGTGGCCTGAGCGTGACCAACCTCTCCCGATCGACTCTCCCTATCAGGCATTAACACTTGCTTCGATTATTGAGAAAGAAACCGCACTGGATAGTGAACGTCACCGCGTGGCATCAGTTTTTGTTAATCGCCTAAATAAACACATGCGTTTACAGACCGATCCTACGGTGATTTATGGGATGGGGGACAACTATCATGGCAATATTCGCAAGCGTGATTTGCATCAGGCTACACCGTATAACACCTATGTGATCCGCGGGTTGCCGCCAACTCCGATCGCCATGGTAGGAAAAAATGCCATTGAAGCAGCCCTACATCCAGAGAAGAGCCAATATTTGTACTTTGTCGCAAGTGGTGATGGAGGACATGTCTTCTCGAAAACCTTAACCGAGCATAACCGCGCTGTGCGTGCATATTTAAGACAATTGAGAAATAGAAAATGAATGGTAAATTTATCGTTATCGAGGGGCTAGAAGGTGCGGGTAAAAGCACGGCTATGAATGCGGTGGTGGAAGCCTTGAGAGCGCATCATATCGATGATATTACACGAACTCGTGAGCCCGGTGGCACGGTATTAGCAGAAAAAATGCGCGCGCTTGTTAAAGAGGAGCACGCTGGCGAAAAATTGCAAGACATGACCGAGTTACTACTGATGTACGCCGCTCGTGTGCAATTGGTAGAAACGGTGATTAAGCCAGCGCTAGCAGCCGGCTTATGGGTGGTCGGTGATCGCCATGATCTCTCTTCTCAGGCATATCAAGGCGGAGGTCGACAAATTGCGGCTGAAACCTTAATGAATCTGAAGCACACAACACTGGGCGATTTTAAACCCGACTTGACCTTGTATTTAGATATTGACCCGCGAGTTGGGCTTGAGCGCGCTCGTGGCCGTGGAGAGTTGGACCGTATTGAAAAAATGGATATCAGTTTTTTCGAACGTACTCGTCAGCGGTATCAAGAATTGGCGCAGCAAGACTCGTCAATCGTCACCATCAATGCTGATCAAGATATCGCAGCGGTCGCTCACGATATTAAAGTGGCCTTGAATACTTGGTTATCAAAGCAGTAAAAGGTGAGAGGTATGGCAATGCACGCTCCGTGGTTAGATGCCGCTTGGCACGATTGGCAAACACGTTTAAAAAACAACACATTTTCACATGCAACATTGGTTCATAGCCAACAAGATCTTGGCATTTATTCTCTGGCCGAGCAGTTTGGGCAAGCGTTGATGTGTACCACTTCGGATAGCGAGCCTTGTGGGTTTTGTCATGGTTGTAGCTTAATGCAGTCGGGGAATCATCCTGATTACCACGTTGTTAGGCCGGAAAAAGAAGGGAAGTCGATCACGGTTGAGCAGATTCGTGCCTGTAATCGTTGGGCACAAGCGTCATCTCAGATGTCTGGCTATCGCCTCATCATTATTGAACCTGCGGATGCGATGAATGAATCTGCGGCGAACGCATTACTAAAAACGCTAGAGGAACCATCATCGCATTGTGTTTTTGTGTTATTGACTCAACATATCAATCATTTATTACCGACCATCATCAGTCGTTGTCAGGTGCTTGCGATCGCCGAGCCCACAGCACAGGTGATTAGTCAGTGGCTTGAGCAGCAAATACAGCAGCCCATTCCTGATTATGCCGCTCATTTGAACGGAAATTCGCCACTACAGACACAATCGTTTATTGAGTCTAAAGGTATAGAAGAGTACGCTAATATTGAAGCGGCATTTTTACGTGCTGCAAACGGAGATATCTCTGCGGCGACGGAGTGCACACGCTTGTTAACGGCTTCGCCCCGCGAACGGTTACAGTGGTTGTGGTTTTTAATCAGCGATGCTCAGAAAGTCCATTTTGGTATCAAGCAACGGGAATGCGTACCAGGCGCGACTCAGCTTGCCGAGGTTTTGTCATACGAGCGGTTGTATCGTTGTGGGCAAGACATCATCAAACTGAATGAGCAACTGCGCGAGTTTACTGGATTAAACTCAGAGCTTCTTATCATGGATTGGTTAATGAATATTAATGAGGATACATGTTTGTAGATTCCCACTGTCATTTAGACAGATTGAATTATGATGATCTGCATAGCGGGTTAGAGGAAGTGTTGGCTAATGCGCAGCAGGTTAATGTAACAGAGTTTCTTTCCGTTAACTGCACCATGGACTCGTTTCCTAGCATGTTGGCAATGATCAACGATCATGACAATGTCCATGCTTCTTGCGGTGTGCATCCTTTGGATGTGACCAGCGATTTCGTCATGGAGACGTTTCGTGAGTATGCGGCTCATGAAAAAGTCGTTGCGATTGGTGAAACGGGGTTGGATTATCATTACCAGCCCGAAACGGCTGAATTACAAAAACAGCGCTTCAAACAGCAAGTGGCATTAGCCGTTGAGCTTAACAAGCCATTAATCATTCACACTCGTAATGCCCGACAGGATACACTCGACATTTTACGTGAAGGTGGCGCTGAACGTTGTGGTGGTGTGATTC of Vibrio zhugei contains these proteins:
- the pabC gene encoding aminodeoxychorismate lyase, which translates into the protein MILVNGVLAEQISVSDRAFQYGDGCFTTMLTCGGHIQQWPFHQERVQACLDALGIPLSNWPDILVWLANAALPDEQAGLKLHISRGQGGRGYSPAKVSDPTVTIQSFTFPAHYAKWQTDGIELGLCQQRLGLNPLLAGHKHTNRLEQILMKAEMDRAGWQDGLCCDLNDHIIETTMANIFWVKDDILCTPDLSLAGVAGVARRCVMDAAQESGMTLAVGQYSLAELWDADEVFITNAILGVAPVRQIQQHCYSIGKYTRRFQKRFHLC
- the tmk gene encoding dTMP kinase, coding for MNGKFIVIEGLEGAGKSTAMNAVVEALRAHHIDDITRTREPGGTVLAEKMRALVKEEHAGEKLQDMTELLLMYAARVQLVETVIKPALAAGLWVVGDRHDLSSQAYQGGGRQIAAETLMNLKHTTLGDFKPDLTLYLDIDPRVGLERARGRGELDRIEKMDISFFERTRQRYQELAQQDSSIVTINADQDIAAVAHDIKVALNTWLSKQ
- the mltG gene encoding endolytic transglycosylase MltG; protein product: MLKKLIVVLAILVVVVGAGFGYVSYQVDRYLAQPLQVTENQLVTIPFGANINRSMDILEKNQWIEKSVVERFVRRLHPELVSIKAGTYQVTPSMTLRAALERFISGKEHQFAVTFVEGSRFSDWRAILENTEYLEHTIDGESEEAIAKQLGIEHKKLEGLFLAETYHFTAGQSDLDILRRAHDKLMAYLNAQWPERDQPLPIDSPYQALTLASIIEKETALDSERHRVASVFVNRLNKHMRLQTDPTVIYGMGDNYHGNIRKRDLHQATPYNTYVIRGLPPTPIAMVGKNAIEAALHPEKSQYLYFVASGDGGHVFSKTLTEHNRAVRAYLRQLRNRK
- the holB gene encoding DNA polymerase III subunit delta'; the protein is MAMHAPWLDAAWHDWQTRLKNNTFSHATLVHSQQDLGIYSLAEQFGQALMCTTSDSEPCGFCHGCSLMQSGNHPDYHVVRPEKEGKSITVEQIRACNRWAQASSQMSGYRLIIIEPADAMNESAANALLKTLEEPSSHCVFVLLTQHINHLLPTIISRCQVLAIAEPTAQVISQWLEQQIQQPIPDYAAHLNGNSPLQTQSFIESKGIEEYANIEAAFLRAANGDISAATECTRLLTASPRERLQWLWFLISDAQKVHFGIKQRECVPGATQLAEVLSYERLYRCGQDIIKLNEQLREFTGLNSELLIMDWLMNINEDTCL
- a CDS encoding TatD family hydrolase, yielding MFVDSHCHLDRLNYDDLHSGLEEVLANAQQVNVTEFLSVNCTMDSFPSMLAMINDHDNVHASCGVHPLDVTSDFVMETFREYAAHEKVVAIGETGLDYHYQPETAELQKQRFKQQVALAVELNKPLIIHTRNARQDTLDILREGGAERCGGVIHCFTEDLAFAQAAMELGFYISISGIVTFKGAKDLQEVVKVLPLERLLIETDSPYLAPVPYRGKENQPAYVIEVAAYIAQLKGVTVAQVAQQTTQNFRDLFLR